The following proteins are co-located in the Pomacea canaliculata isolate SZHN2017 linkage group LG10, ASM307304v1, whole genome shotgun sequence genome:
- the LOC112573173 gene encoding tektin-2-like has product MATEVRPTTRFQPPDWFTNSYAISTNAERQRSASHEVRQESRFLRNETDSQTKWDQYSNNVRLADRIDHIRKWKEILEKTLADLDKEIADLSEAKELTEISLEAKNIPTDANIECLTLREGRQHIDVVQDEVENQLHKEKEVIEGIKRALQQRIGEAFEQLCLLQEARQQVQADLQDKNIALGIDIDQYNLSDRSPLISYKPDSLRVPKGTTTPQQWEDFSRYNKERADAEMLASTRLREAIHHTLHQTTNDLEAQKTATEYAYRKRIHEFQRAKDELEWQKKLTLDEIAQMENDIRGIEEAIRAKINPTKLAETRLENRTYRPNVELCRDAPQYGLTDEVKQLQATKKALEEKLRQAQHALDGLQKNVHRINDDLTDKNNSLMLDNHCMDVRQKMNIKPQTSTDRNLNIAGVERQRVTVLA; this is encoded by the exons atggcCACTGAAGTTCGTCCTACTACCCGTTTCCAGCCACCTGACTGGTTTACCAACAGTTATGCAATATCTACCAATGCTGAGCGTCAGCGCAGTGCCTCACATGAAGTACGACAGGAAAGTCGCTTTCTGCGCAATGAAACAGATTCACAGACAAAGTGGGACCAGTATTCTAACAATGTGCGCTTGGCTGACCGCATTGATCACATCCGCAAG TGGAAGGAAATTCTGGAGAAGACACTTGCAGACCTGGACAAAGAAATTGCTGACCTTTCGGAGGCCAAAGAACTGACAGAGATTTCTCTGGAGGCTAAAAACATCCCCACTGATGCCAACATTGAATGTCTGACACTGCGTGAGGGGCGCCAACACATCGATGTAGTTCAGGATGAAGTTGAGAACCAGCTGCATAAG gaaaaggaagtaATTGAGGGCATCAAAAGAGCTCTACAGCAGCGGATTGGCGAGGCCTTTGAACAGCTGTGTCTGCTGCAGGAGGCACGCCAGCAGGTCCAGGCTGATTTGCAGGACAAAAACATTGCCCTCGGCATCGACATTGATCAATATAACCTCAGTGACCGTTCACCCCTGATCAGCTATAAACCAGATAGCCTTCGAGTGCCCAAAGg GACCACAACTCCTCAGCAGTGGGAGGACTTCAGCCGCTACAATAAAGAGCGTGCTGATGCAGAGATGTTGGCATCTACTCGGCTAAGGGAGGCTATCCACCACACTCTTCATCAAACGACTAATGACCTGGAAGCCCAAAAAACTGCCACAGAGTATGCCTACCGCAAAAGAATTCATGAATTTCAGCGAGCTAAAGATGAATTGGAGTGGCAGAAAAAACTG ACTTTGGATGAAATTGCTCAAATGGAGAATGACATTCGAGGGATAGAAGAAGCCATCCGTGCCAAAATCAACCCTACAAAGCTTGCAGAAACACGTCTGGAGAACAGAACCTACCGTCCTAATGTGGAGCTTTGTCGCGATGCACCGCAGTATGGGTTGACAGATGAGGTCAAACAGCTTCAGGCCACCAAGAAGGCATTAGAGGAGAAACTCAGACAGGCACA aCATGCCTTGGATGGACTGCAAAAGAACGTACACCGCATCAATGATGACCTTACTGACAAGAATAATTCCCTTATGCTGGACAACCACTGCATGGATGTGCGCCAGAAGATGAACATCAAACCTCAGACATCAACTGATCGCAACCTGAACATTGCTGGGGTTGAAAGACAAAGAGTCACAGTCCTGGCTTAA
- the LOC112573175 gene encoding all-trans retinoic acid-induced differentiation factor-like, whose translation MWLKVIMCFKLLVLLVIADTTLESFASVCQRQCESDMKKQVKADCSSQGLNISGRCCYNETSISSAVVIDLHNCSLDKIDDLFKNLTHLKNISLEDNPLFGIQALDFYKLTELEYLWLPVKSASAECPGGVSAWNKSEMTSSVLFCQKLIDPCVENNETCPNPQSYCKPAGPGLVDCLCSPGYHGYKCLRQGSFPTAAFAGGLAGSTLALSAVLCFFRTKGIKKHSS comes from the exons ATGTGGCTGAAAGTAATAATGTGTTTCAAACTGCTTGTACTTCTTGTAATCGCAGATACTACACTAGAA AGCTTTGCATCTGTGTGTCAGAGGCAATGTGAAAGTGACATGAAAAAGCAAGTGAAAGCAGACTGTTCGTCACAAGGTCTGAATATAAGTGGACGCTGTTGTTACAATGAGACAAGTATCTCAAGTGCCGTTGT aataGACTTGCACAACTGCAGTTTGGACAAAATTGATGATCTTTTCAAAAACTTGACCCATCTTAAAAATAT ATCGTTGGAGGACAATCCACTCTTTGGCATTCAAGCATTGGATTTCTACAAACTTACTGAACTGGAATAtct TTGGCTTCCAGTCAAAAGTGCATCAGCTGAATGCCCAGGAGGAGTAAGTGCATGGAATAAATCGGAGATGACCTCTAGTGTGCTTTTTTGCCAGAAGCTGATTGACCCTTGTGTAGAAAACAATG AAACATGTCCAAATCCACAATCTTACTGTAAACCTGCTGGCCCAGGTCTTGTAGACTGTTTGTGTTCTCCTGGTTACCATGGTTACAAATGTCTCAGACAG gggTCCTTTCCAACTGCAGCATTTGCTGGGGGACTCGCAGGAAGCACACTGGCATTGTCAGCAGTGCTTTGTTTCTTTCGCACCAAAGGCATCAAAAAACATTCATCCTAA
- the LOC112573165 gene encoding disabled homolog 1-like isoform X1: MLAKTRKTTDPARFQGHGISYRAKLIGSEDVPEARGDKMCQEAIFKLKTAVRISGQHKQKIFVNVTLEGLRIIDATAMTVQHTHPVHQISFISRDTTDSRAFGYIFGPGDGTHKFFGIKTASAAENLVLTLRDLFQTVYEMKKQEIEEAKSKVAAAEEKLEESSKPEIDTTYQVPPNGAPAESSESIYQVPKNNAPVNPEQEEVVANLLDLEDQADHILKGIEQIKNLEFDELREEEQATVKTPVLSTTDPWGMSTTAASAGPLPASSSLSDLEQLQTPSSNPLGVMGSFGGMAMFPGTPVPSVGITAGGSPFGLVQPGVLPLQGQQPIVGSPAGLPVARDPFGDDPFGSSASQPTHSPVGMGVAPQQGFNLNNPFAVGPRSTFPGLRQPMPAPPPYGMPGVMPGVMPGVMPGVMPGVMPGIMPFGMASPAMGFGPMAGPAARLGPPAAPPVAADPFLANSNLLQPIRQASQVEEEKPATAAAKRPGLFEDLVDIKTSNTKTPKDLFKDLNAPPKRSLNEIKAEVGQPSTSDASKASDSLEEAFFVDPFGTLDAVLHSAASEENDPFDTCPTLPPSEPPPPLPYVAPLRPPPAPPDRIPHPARSEEESYATGDQLKESSPEDRFDMPSEPPPPLPSHLHFQALPPPPPPRLPPREPLVPNQSQTSSSVSIEAASSVSTPFPPSQSPCVNTSSSVIIDHFTSYTWLQSDVCNLPADSSLRTSNTSPVANQDSTLSLTSRQQSLSNKTADSVDDDPFGVPLRSKKSHSSSLDGAKKSSQTLTNLFTSMMDPFGFPLSEKINTVQNSKVDSVAFDIQSESAISAPSQNKWEHFTDTPVDRVSCGLKAFDVKDSSVVSSDRDWAAASPFTDSFLIPSSASINGEAKS; encoded by the exons atgttagccAAGACACGAAAAA ctACAGATCCTGCAAGATTTCAAGGCCATGGAATCAGCTACAGAGCTAAGCTGATTGGGTCTGAGGATGTTCCAGAAGCTCGTGGAGATAAAATGTGTCAGGAAGCCATCTTTAAGTTAAAAACTGCTGTTCGAATATCTGGTCAACACAagcaaaagatttttgttaATGTCACTTTAGAGGGGCTCAGGATCATAGATGCAACTGCTATG ACTGTACAGCACACCCACCCAGTTCATCAGATCTCCTTCATTTCTAGAGATACAACAGATAGTCGAGCATTTGGCTACATTTTTGGGCCAGGTGATGGCACTCACAAATTCTTTGGCATCAAAACAGCAAGCGCG GCAGAGAACTTGGTGCTAACCCTGCGAGACCTTTTCCAGACAGTGTACGAgatgaaaaagcaagaaatagaGGAAGCCAAATCAAAGGTGGCTGCAGCTGAAGAAAAATTAGAAGAAAGCAGCAAACCTGAAATTGACACCACTTACCAA GTGCCACCAAATGGAGCTCCTGCTGAATCATCAGAAAGTATCTACCAG GTGCCTAAAAACAATGCACCTGTTAATCCAGAACAAGAGGAAGTTGTTGCCAATTTGCTGGATCTAGAGGATCAGGCGGACCACATCTTAAAA GGAATTGAACAGATTAAAAATCTGGAGTTTGATGAACTGCGGGAGGAGGAGCAGGCCACTGTTAAGACACCTGTGTTGAGCACTACAGATCCTTGGGGGATGTCCACCACAGCAGCTTCAGCAGGACCACTGCCAGCATCTTCTTCCCTTTCAGATCTGGAACAGCTGCAGACTCCCTCATCAAACCCTCTTGGAGTCATGGGATCATTTGGAGGCATGGCAATGTTTCCTGGAACTCCAGTTCCAAGTGTGGGCATCACTGCTGGAGGTAGCCCATTTGGTCTGGTGCAGCCTGGGGTTTTACCATTACAAGGACAACAG CCCATTGTAGGGTCACCAGCAGGACTACCAGTTGCTAGAGATCCTTTTGGTGATGACCCTTTTGGTTCATCGGCATCCCAGCCAACACATTCACCAGTGGGCATGGGTGTAGCTCCACAGCAAGGCTTTAACCTCAACAATCCATTTGCCGTTGGTCCTAGATCAACATTCCCAGGTCTTCGTCAGCCCATGCCTGCACCTCCACCATATGGCATGCCTGGAGTCATGCCAGGAGTCATGCCTGGAGTCATGCCAGGAGTCATGCCAGGAGTCATGCCAGGAATCATGCCATTTGGCATGGCATCTCCTGCAATGGGGTTTGGACCCATGGCAGGCCCTGCAGCAAGGCTGGGgccaccagcagcaccaccagTGGCAGCAGACCCCTTCCTAGCCAACAGCAATCTGCTGCAGCCTATCCGCCAAGCCAGCCAAGTTGAGGAAGAGAAGCCAGCCACAGCTGCTGCCAAGCGCCCTGGCCTCTTTGAGGATCTGGTAGATATAAAGACCTCAAACACCAAGACCCCTAAAGATTTGTTCAAGGACCTGAACGCACCACCCAAGAGGAGCTTGAACGAGATCAAGGCTGAAGTTGGTCAGCCATCCACATCTGATGCCAGCAAGGCAAGTGACAGCTTGGAAGAAGCTTTTTTTGTTGACCCCTTTGGCACATTGGATGCAGTGCTGCATAGTGCTGCGTCTGAAGAAAATGATCCCTTTGATACCTGTCCTACTCTTCCTCCCTCagaaccaccaccacctcttccTTATGTTGCACCACTTCGCCCACCTCCTGCTCCACCTGATCGTATACCCCATCCTGCCAGAAGTGAGGAAGAGAGTTATGCCACAGGAGATCAGCTCAAAGAATCTTCACCAGAAGACAGGTTTGACATGCCTAGTGagccaccaccacctcttccCTCGCACTTGCATTTTCAAGCTTTacctccccctccacctcctcGGCTGCCACCCAGAGAGCCTCTAGTACCTAACCAGTCCCAAACCTCTTCTTCTGTTTCAATTGAGGCTGCTTCATCTGTATCTACACCTTTTCCACCATCCCAGAGTCCCTGTGTGAACACATCTTCCTCTGTAATCATAGATCATTTTACTTCTTACACTTGGCTACAATCTGATGTCTGTAACTTACCAGCTGATAGTTCCTTAAGAACATCTAATACTTCTCCTGTGGCAAACCAAGACTCCACACTGTCCCTGACCTCCAGGCAGCAAAGTTTAAGTAATAAAACAGCAGACAGTGTTGATGATGACCCTTTTGGTGTACCACTTAGGTCCAAAAAAAGCCACTCATCTTCGTTAGATGGTGCTAAAAAGTCAAGTCAGACTTTGACAAATCTGTTTACTTCCATGATGGATCCCTTCGGATTCCCACTATCTGAGAAGATCAACACAGTACAAAATTCAAAAGTTGACAGTGTTGCATTTGACATTCAGAGTGAGTCAGCCATTTCAGCCCCATCGCAAAACAAATGGGAGCACTTCACTGACACTCCAGTAGACAGAGTTTCTTGTGGTCTGAAAGCCTTTGATGTGAAAGATTCTTCTGTTGTGTCTTCAGATAGAGACTGG GCAGCAGCTTCTCCATTTACTGACAGCTTTCTTATTCCAAGTTCTGCATCTATAAATGGAGAG GCAAAGTCATGA
- the LOC112573165 gene encoding disabled homolog 1-like isoform X3 produces MLAKTRKTTDPARFQGHGISYRAKLIGSEDVPEARGDKMCQEAIFKLKTAVRISGQHKQKIFVNVTLEGLRIIDATAMTVQHTHPVHQISFISRDTTDSRAFGYIFGPGDGTHKFFGIKTASAAENLVLTLRDLFQTVYEMKKQEIEEAKSKVAAAEEKLEESSKPEIDTTYQVPPNGAPAESSESIYQVPKNNAPVNPEQEEVVANLLDLEDQADHILKGIEQIKNLEFDELREEEQATVKTPVLSTTDPWGMSTTAASAGPLPASSSLSDLEQLQTPSSNPLGVMGSFGGMAMFPGTPVPSVGITAGGSPFGLVQPGVLPLQGQQPIVGSPAGLPVARDPFGDDPFGSSASQPTHSPVGMGVAPQQGFNLNNPFAVGPRSTFPGLRQPMPAPPPYGMPGVMPGVMPGVMPGVMPGVMPGIMPFGMASPAMGFGPMAGPAARLGPPAAPPVAADPFLANSNLLQPIRQASQVEEEKPATAAAKRPGLFEDLVDIKTSNTKTPKDLFKDLNAPPKRSLNEIKAEVGQPSTSDASKAAASPFTDSFLIPSSASINGEAKS; encoded by the exons atgttagccAAGACACGAAAAA ctACAGATCCTGCAAGATTTCAAGGCCATGGAATCAGCTACAGAGCTAAGCTGATTGGGTCTGAGGATGTTCCAGAAGCTCGTGGAGATAAAATGTGTCAGGAAGCCATCTTTAAGTTAAAAACTGCTGTTCGAATATCTGGTCAACACAagcaaaagatttttgttaATGTCACTTTAGAGGGGCTCAGGATCATAGATGCAACTGCTATG ACTGTACAGCACACCCACCCAGTTCATCAGATCTCCTTCATTTCTAGAGATACAACAGATAGTCGAGCATTTGGCTACATTTTTGGGCCAGGTGATGGCACTCACAAATTCTTTGGCATCAAAACAGCAAGCGCG GCAGAGAACTTGGTGCTAACCCTGCGAGACCTTTTCCAGACAGTGTACGAgatgaaaaagcaagaaatagaGGAAGCCAAATCAAAGGTGGCTGCAGCTGAAGAAAAATTAGAAGAAAGCAGCAAACCTGAAATTGACACCACTTACCAA GTGCCACCAAATGGAGCTCCTGCTGAATCATCAGAAAGTATCTACCAG GTGCCTAAAAACAATGCACCTGTTAATCCAGAACAAGAGGAAGTTGTTGCCAATTTGCTGGATCTAGAGGATCAGGCGGACCACATCTTAAAA GGAATTGAACAGATTAAAAATCTGGAGTTTGATGAACTGCGGGAGGAGGAGCAGGCCACTGTTAAGACACCTGTGTTGAGCACTACAGATCCTTGGGGGATGTCCACCACAGCAGCTTCAGCAGGACCACTGCCAGCATCTTCTTCCCTTTCAGATCTGGAACAGCTGCAGACTCCCTCATCAAACCCTCTTGGAGTCATGGGATCATTTGGAGGCATGGCAATGTTTCCTGGAACTCCAGTTCCAAGTGTGGGCATCACTGCTGGAGGTAGCCCATTTGGTCTGGTGCAGCCTGGGGTTTTACCATTACAAGGACAACAG CCCATTGTAGGGTCACCAGCAGGACTACCAGTTGCTAGAGATCCTTTTGGTGATGACCCTTTTGGTTCATCGGCATCCCAGCCAACACATTCACCAGTGGGCATGGGTGTAGCTCCACAGCAAGGCTTTAACCTCAACAATCCATTTGCCGTTGGTCCTAGATCAACATTCCCAGGTCTTCGTCAGCCCATGCCTGCACCTCCACCATATGGCATGCCTGGAGTCATGCCAGGAGTCATGCCTGGAGTCATGCCAGGAGTCATGCCAGGAGTCATGCCAGGAATCATGCCATTTGGCATGGCATCTCCTGCAATGGGGTTTGGACCCATGGCAGGCCCTGCAGCAAGGCTGGGgccaccagcagcaccaccagTGGCAGCAGACCCCTTCCTAGCCAACAGCAATCTGCTGCAGCCTATCCGCCAAGCCAGCCAAGTTGAGGAAGAGAAGCCAGCCACAGCTGCTGCCAAGCGCCCTGGCCTCTTTGAGGATCTGGTAGATATAAAGACCTCAAACACCAAGACCCCTAAAGATTTGTTCAAGGACCTGAACGCACCACCCAAGAGGAGCTTGAACGAGATCAAGGCTGAAGTTGGTCAGCCATCCACATCTGATGCCAGCAAG GCAGCAGCTTCTCCATTTACTGACAGCTTTCTTATTCCAAGTTCTGCATCTATAAATGGAGAG GCAAAGTCATGA
- the LOC112573176 gene encoding UDP-N-acetylglucosamine transferase subunit ALG14 homolog, with translation MDDILLICSSTICCAVFMLLIPLYVLHKKMKTTTRREKSDPASLMVVVGSGGHTREILVLMKSLGSHYTPRHYVVASTDPISLQKVYAHEKTIHGVDEKQYKVHTVPRSREVRQSWISTTFTTIHAFLLSLPLVFKIKPEVILCNGPGTCIPICFAGLLMKWLWIQDTKIVYVESICRVETLSMSAKLLYNFADSLLVQWPELTLKYPKCQYIGRLV, from the exons ATGGACGACATTCTACTAATCTGCTCCTCTACAATTTGCTGTGCAGTTTTTATGCTCCTGATTCCGCTGTATgtgcttcacaaaaaaatgaaaacaacaacgaGACGTGAGAAGTCCGATCCAGCGTCGCTAATGGTCGTAGTCGGTTCGG GTGGTCACACACGAGAGATTCTGGTGCTGATGAAAAGCCTGGGGAGTCATTACACACCAAGACATTATGTTGTGGCATCAACAGATCCAATAAGTTTGCAGAAAGTTTATGCACACGAAAAAACTATTCATGGTGTTGACGAAAAGCAG TACAAAGTGCACACAGTTCCTCGAAGTCGTGAAGTGAGACAGTCATGGATCTCTACAACTTTTACAACAATTCATGCATTCCTTCTCAGCCTGCCACTTGTCTTCAAAATCAAACCAGAAGTA aTCCTTTGCAATGGACCAGGCACATGTATACCCATATGTTTTGCAGGCCTCCTAATGAAG TGGCTGTGGATCCAAGacacaaaaattgtttatgtGGAAAGCATATGTCGTGTAGAGACTTTGTCAATGTCTGCCAAACTGCTTTACAATTTTGCTGATTCATTATTAGTTCAATGGCCAGAGTTGACACTGAAGTATCCAAAGTGTCAATACATTGGTAGATTAGTGTGA
- the LOC112573165 gene encoding disabled homolog 1-like isoform X2: protein MLAKTRKTTDPARFQGHGISYRAKLIGSEDVPEARGDKMCQEAIFKLKTAVRISGQHKQKIFVNVTLEGLRIIDATAMTVQHTHPVHQISFISRDTTDSRAFGYIFGPGDGTHKFFGIKTASAAENLVLTLRDLFQTVYEMKKQEIEEAKSKVAAAEEKLEESSKPEIDTTYQVPPNGAPAESSESIYQGIEQIKNLEFDELREEEQATVKTPVLSTTDPWGMSTTAASAGPLPASSSLSDLEQLQTPSSNPLGVMGSFGGMAMFPGTPVPSVGITAGGSPFGLVQPGVLPLQGQQPIVGSPAGLPVARDPFGDDPFGSSASQPTHSPVGMGVAPQQGFNLNNPFAVGPRSTFPGLRQPMPAPPPYGMPGVMPGVMPGVMPGVMPGVMPGIMPFGMASPAMGFGPMAGPAARLGPPAAPPVAADPFLANSNLLQPIRQASQVEEEKPATAAAKRPGLFEDLVDIKTSNTKTPKDLFKDLNAPPKRSLNEIKAEVGQPSTSDASKASDSLEEAFFVDPFGTLDAVLHSAASEENDPFDTCPTLPPSEPPPPLPYVAPLRPPPAPPDRIPHPARSEEESYATGDQLKESSPEDRFDMPSEPPPPLPSHLHFQALPPPPPPRLPPREPLVPNQSQTSSSVSIEAASSVSTPFPPSQSPCVNTSSSVIIDHFTSYTWLQSDVCNLPADSSLRTSNTSPVANQDSTLSLTSRQQSLSNKTADSVDDDPFGVPLRSKKSHSSSLDGAKKSSQTLTNLFTSMMDPFGFPLSEKINTVQNSKVDSVAFDIQSESAISAPSQNKWEHFTDTPVDRVSCGLKAFDVKDSSVVSSDRDWAAASPFTDSFLIPSSASINGEAKS from the exons atgttagccAAGACACGAAAAA ctACAGATCCTGCAAGATTTCAAGGCCATGGAATCAGCTACAGAGCTAAGCTGATTGGGTCTGAGGATGTTCCAGAAGCTCGTGGAGATAAAATGTGTCAGGAAGCCATCTTTAAGTTAAAAACTGCTGTTCGAATATCTGGTCAACACAagcaaaagatttttgttaATGTCACTTTAGAGGGGCTCAGGATCATAGATGCAACTGCTATG ACTGTACAGCACACCCACCCAGTTCATCAGATCTCCTTCATTTCTAGAGATACAACAGATAGTCGAGCATTTGGCTACATTTTTGGGCCAGGTGATGGCACTCACAAATTCTTTGGCATCAAAACAGCAAGCGCG GCAGAGAACTTGGTGCTAACCCTGCGAGACCTTTTCCAGACAGTGTACGAgatgaaaaagcaagaaatagaGGAAGCCAAATCAAAGGTGGCTGCAGCTGAAGAAAAATTAGAAGAAAGCAGCAAACCTGAAATTGACACCACTTACCAA GTGCCACCAAATGGAGCTCCTGCTGAATCATCAGAAAGTATCTACCAG GGAATTGAACAGATTAAAAATCTGGAGTTTGATGAACTGCGGGAGGAGGAGCAGGCCACTGTTAAGACACCTGTGTTGAGCACTACAGATCCTTGGGGGATGTCCACCACAGCAGCTTCAGCAGGACCACTGCCAGCATCTTCTTCCCTTTCAGATCTGGAACAGCTGCAGACTCCCTCATCAAACCCTCTTGGAGTCATGGGATCATTTGGAGGCATGGCAATGTTTCCTGGAACTCCAGTTCCAAGTGTGGGCATCACTGCTGGAGGTAGCCCATTTGGTCTGGTGCAGCCTGGGGTTTTACCATTACAAGGACAACAG CCCATTGTAGGGTCACCAGCAGGACTACCAGTTGCTAGAGATCCTTTTGGTGATGACCCTTTTGGTTCATCGGCATCCCAGCCAACACATTCACCAGTGGGCATGGGTGTAGCTCCACAGCAAGGCTTTAACCTCAACAATCCATTTGCCGTTGGTCCTAGATCAACATTCCCAGGTCTTCGTCAGCCCATGCCTGCACCTCCACCATATGGCATGCCTGGAGTCATGCCAGGAGTCATGCCTGGAGTCATGCCAGGAGTCATGCCAGGAGTCATGCCAGGAATCATGCCATTTGGCATGGCATCTCCTGCAATGGGGTTTGGACCCATGGCAGGCCCTGCAGCAAGGCTGGGgccaccagcagcaccaccagTGGCAGCAGACCCCTTCCTAGCCAACAGCAATCTGCTGCAGCCTATCCGCCAAGCCAGCCAAGTTGAGGAAGAGAAGCCAGCCACAGCTGCTGCCAAGCGCCCTGGCCTCTTTGAGGATCTGGTAGATATAAAGACCTCAAACACCAAGACCCCTAAAGATTTGTTCAAGGACCTGAACGCACCACCCAAGAGGAGCTTGAACGAGATCAAGGCTGAAGTTGGTCAGCCATCCACATCTGATGCCAGCAAGGCAAGTGACAGCTTGGAAGAAGCTTTTTTTGTTGACCCCTTTGGCACATTGGATGCAGTGCTGCATAGTGCTGCGTCTGAAGAAAATGATCCCTTTGATACCTGTCCTACTCTTCCTCCCTCagaaccaccaccacctcttccTTATGTTGCACCACTTCGCCCACCTCCTGCTCCACCTGATCGTATACCCCATCCTGCCAGAAGTGAGGAAGAGAGTTATGCCACAGGAGATCAGCTCAAAGAATCTTCACCAGAAGACAGGTTTGACATGCCTAGTGagccaccaccacctcttccCTCGCACTTGCATTTTCAAGCTTTacctccccctccacctcctcGGCTGCCACCCAGAGAGCCTCTAGTACCTAACCAGTCCCAAACCTCTTCTTCTGTTTCAATTGAGGCTGCTTCATCTGTATCTACACCTTTTCCACCATCCCAGAGTCCCTGTGTGAACACATCTTCCTCTGTAATCATAGATCATTTTACTTCTTACACTTGGCTACAATCTGATGTCTGTAACTTACCAGCTGATAGTTCCTTAAGAACATCTAATACTTCTCCTGTGGCAAACCAAGACTCCACACTGTCCCTGACCTCCAGGCAGCAAAGTTTAAGTAATAAAACAGCAGACAGTGTTGATGATGACCCTTTTGGTGTACCACTTAGGTCCAAAAAAAGCCACTCATCTTCGTTAGATGGTGCTAAAAAGTCAAGTCAGACTTTGACAAATCTGTTTACTTCCATGATGGATCCCTTCGGATTCCCACTATCTGAGAAGATCAACACAGTACAAAATTCAAAAGTTGACAGTGTTGCATTTGACATTCAGAGTGAGTCAGCCATTTCAGCCCCATCGCAAAACAAATGGGAGCACTTCACTGACACTCCAGTAGACAGAGTTTCTTGTGGTCTGAAAGCCTTTGATGTGAAAGATTCTTCTGTTGTGTCTTCAGATAGAGACTGG GCAGCAGCTTCTCCATTTACTGACAGCTTTCTTATTCCAAGTTCTGCATCTATAAATGGAGAG GCAAAGTCATGA